From Sardina pilchardus chromosome 9, fSarPil1.1, whole genome shotgun sequence, a single genomic window includes:
- the si:ch211-220m17.5 gene encoding guanylin family protein gives MKTIFAVSLLLATLFLASDAVQVNDGGDSFSLESVRVLQELAAPLAGKTMKASPRVSKTGYSAVCAHPTLPQEFVPLCQQEGAAMRFARLSAVPMDVCEICAFVACTGC, from the exons atgaagACCATCTTTGccgtctctctcctgctcgccACCCTCTTCCTGGCCTCTGATGCTGTCCAGGTCAAC gACGGCGGTGACAGCTTCTCTCTCGAATCGGTCAGGGTGCTCCAGGAGTTGGCAGCGCCGCTCGCCGGGAAGACCATGAAGGCAAGCCCCCGCGTGTCCAAGACCGGCTATAGTGCTGTCTGCGCCCACCCAACGCTGCCCCAGGAGTTTGTACCCTTGTGCCAGCAGGAAGGAGCTGCTATGCGATTCGCAAGGCTGA GTGCTGTCccaatggatgtgtgtgagatatgtgcATTCGTGGCCTGCACTGGCTGCTAA
- the LOC134092305 gene encoding guanylin-like, translating to MRGLPVIVLLMLGLLGDSLGVTVSDGEGYSFSLESVKVLKRLMEKDAMERLMEMEARASARMVPHRLAPARPLCSNPTLPQELKPVCLDPRSDEVFARFAEFITPSDLCEICAYPACTGCIY from the exons ATGAGAGGACTCCCCGTTATCGTTCTGCTGATGCTCGGCCTTCTGGGAGACTCGCTTGGCGTGACCGTCTCA GATGGAGAAGGCTACAGCTTCTCCCTGGAGTCAGTGAAGGTGCTGAAGAGGCTGATGGAGAAGGATGCGATGGAGAGGCTGATGGAGATGGAGGCCCGTGCTAGCGCCCGCATGGTCCCTCACCGTCTCGCCCCCGCGCGACCGCTCTGTAGCAACCCCACCCTGCCACAGGAGCTGAAGCCCGTCTGTCTGGACCCCCGGTCAGACGAGGTCTTCGCCAGGTTTG CCGAATTTATCACCCCCTCCGACCTCTGCGAGATCTGTGCCTATCCGGCGTGCACCGGCTGCATATATTAA